A window of Phyllopteryx taeniolatus isolate TA_2022b chromosome 19, UOR_Ptae_1.2, whole genome shotgun sequence contains these coding sequences:
- the LOC133468982 gene encoding NADPH oxidase organizer 1-like isoform X1, whose protein sequence is MPAEKPFVFSARIIAAVHRETPKLKTFMMSVLWSDENEVIVYRSYDDFKNLHRQLKKKFPLFNPSQNNCRMIPKFRGEAQTNGLQQRGSTRSIQRMKALASYCNKLLMGDQMVTCSSEVTQFFTPLDRDTDQDFTKNSAMILLSDVSLGGGGGLGGGGRVGDGGGFAVTRPFVTETYRCVAAYETKDTKNRPFKVALDETLEVLIKDPAGWWLVENEDKCIAWFPAPYLEKEKDDERVFQQEGALCCAVRNYFTKKADEVSVPIGSVVEVLRMTDDGWWLTRYNGKVGYVPSMYLQPYNNPRTGLFNLQSKLNRSTLNQTISGVPLDASPSSSAQLVRETHAGRRSAVQPRAQSSGRGYLAKARSMERLSETGTQTAMPARVEVNDTRLTSRLRSISTSSSTESTFSSVSSSPSRSRADVLGPSPRQSVNPSEHRNQERRNSSSSFMSYASSGSSGSFSSRGSDTGPVAPLVPPRPKKEEILNRCSTMTRKAAVETKTRLQIRPDLTIHTRL, encoded by the exons ATGCCTGCAGAAAAGCCTTTCGTGTTCTCAGCTCGCATTATTGCAGCCGTGCACAGGGAGACACCAAAACTCAAG ACGTTCATGATGTCAGTGCTGTGGTCAGATGAGAATGAAGTGATTGTCTACAGGTCTTATGATGATTTCAAGAACTTACAT AGGCAGCTGAAGAAGAAGTTTCCCCTATTCAACCCTTCACAGAATAACTGCAGAATGATCCCAAAATTTAGAG GGGAGGCTCAGACGAACGGCCTCCAGCAGAGAGGCTCGACGCGATCTATCCAACGGATGAAGGCCTTGGCGAGCTACTGCAACAAGCTGCTCATGGGTGACCAAATGGTCACTTGTAGTTCAGAGGTCACCCAGTTTTTCACGCCACTCGACCGCGACACGGACCAAGACTTCACCAAGAACAG CGCCATGATCCTGCTGTCAGATGTCAGCttggggggaggaggaggattaggaggaggaggaagagttggGGACGGAGGAGGTTTCGCTGTCACTCGGCCGTTTGTCACCGAGACGTACCGCTGTGTGGCTGCCTACGAGACCAAAGACACCAAGAACCGCCCCTTTAAAGTGGCCCTGGATGAAACATTGGAAGTCCTGATTAAGGACCCTGCTG GTTGGTGGTTGGTGGAAAATGAAGACAAGTGTATTGCCTGGTTTCCTGCTCCCTAtctggaaaaagaaaaggatgATGAAAGAGTATTTCAGCAGGAAG GTGCTCTCTGCTGTGCTGTGAGGAATTACTTTACCAAGAAGGCTGACGAGGTGTCAGTGCCCATTGGCTCTGTGGTGGAGGTGCTTAGAATGACTGACGATGGCTGGTGGCTCACCAG ATACAATGGCAAGGTGGGCTACGTCCCCTCCATGTACCTCCAACCCTACAACAACCCTCGTACGGGACTTTTCAACTTACAGAGTAAGCTGAATAGATCCACCCTCAACCAGACCATCAGCGGGGTACCTCTGGatgcttctccttcttcttcagcCCAGCTCGTCAGGGAAACCCATGCAGGGCGACGTTCTGCAGTCCAGCCCAGAGCTCAATCTAGTGGGCGTGGTTATCTGGCCAAAGCCAGATCTATGGAACGTCTGTCAGAGACCGGAACGCAGACTGCTATGCCCGCCCGGGTTGAGGTGAATGATACCCGCTTAACCAGCCGCCTTCGTAGCATCAGCACGAGTTCAAGCACAGAGTCGACCTTCTCCTCGGTCAGCAGCTCGCCTTCACGTTCGAGAGCAGACGTGTTGGGACCCTCCCCTCGACAGAGTGTCAACCCGAGCGAGCACAGAAACCAGGAGCGTCGCAACTCCAGCTCCAGTTTTATGAGTTATGCAAGTTCTGGGAGTTCTGGGAGCTTCAGTTCTAGAGGCAGCGACACGGGCCCGGTTGCTCCTTTGGTGCCACCCAGACCCAAGAAGGAGGAGATCCTGAACCGGTGCTCCACCATGACCCGTAAAGCAGCTGTCGAGACCAAAACCCGGCTCCAGATAAGGCCTGATTTGACCATCCACACTCGCTTGTAG
- the LOC133468982 gene encoding neutrophil cytosol factor 1-like isoform X2, whose translation MIPKFRGEAQTNGLQQRGSTRSIQRMKALASYCNKLLMGDQMVTCSSEVTQFFTPLDRDTDQDFTKNSAMILLSDVSLGGGGGLGGGGRVGDGGGFAVTRPFVTETYRCVAAYETKDTKNRPFKVALDETLEVLIKDPAGWWLVENEDKCIAWFPAPYLEKEKDDERVFQQEGALCCAVRNYFTKKADEVSVPIGSVVEVLRMTDDGWWLTRYNGKVGYVPSMYLQPYNNPRTGLFNLQSKLNRSTLNQTISGVPLDASPSSSAQLVRETHAGRRSAVQPRAQSSGRGYLAKARSMERLSETGTQTAMPARVEVNDTRLTSRLRSISTSSSTESTFSSVSSSPSRSRADVLGPSPRQSVNPSEHRNQERRNSSSSFMSYASSGSSGSFSSRGSDTGPVAPLVPPRPKKEEILNRCSTMTRKAAVETKTRLQIRPDLTIHTRL comes from the exons ATGATCCCAAAATTTAGAG GGGAGGCTCAGACGAACGGCCTCCAGCAGAGAGGCTCGACGCGATCTATCCAACGGATGAAGGCCTTGGCGAGCTACTGCAACAAGCTGCTCATGGGTGACCAAATGGTCACTTGTAGTTCAGAGGTCACCCAGTTTTTCACGCCACTCGACCGCGACACGGACCAAGACTTCACCAAGAACAG CGCCATGATCCTGCTGTCAGATGTCAGCttggggggaggaggaggattaggaggaggaggaagagttggGGACGGAGGAGGTTTCGCTGTCACTCGGCCGTTTGTCACCGAGACGTACCGCTGTGTGGCTGCCTACGAGACCAAAGACACCAAGAACCGCCCCTTTAAAGTGGCCCTGGATGAAACATTGGAAGTCCTGATTAAGGACCCTGCTG GTTGGTGGTTGGTGGAAAATGAAGACAAGTGTATTGCCTGGTTTCCTGCTCCCTAtctggaaaaagaaaaggatgATGAAAGAGTATTTCAGCAGGAAG GTGCTCTCTGCTGTGCTGTGAGGAATTACTTTACCAAGAAGGCTGACGAGGTGTCAGTGCCCATTGGCTCTGTGGTGGAGGTGCTTAGAATGACTGACGATGGCTGGTGGCTCACCAG ATACAATGGCAAGGTGGGCTACGTCCCCTCCATGTACCTCCAACCCTACAACAACCCTCGTACGGGACTTTTCAACTTACAGAGTAAGCTGAATAGATCCACCCTCAACCAGACCATCAGCGGGGTACCTCTGGatgcttctccttcttcttcagcCCAGCTCGTCAGGGAAACCCATGCAGGGCGACGTTCTGCAGTCCAGCCCAGAGCTCAATCTAGTGGGCGTGGTTATCTGGCCAAAGCCAGATCTATGGAACGTCTGTCAGAGACCGGAACGCAGACTGCTATGCCCGCCCGGGTTGAGGTGAATGATACCCGCTTAACCAGCCGCCTTCGTAGCATCAGCACGAGTTCAAGCACAGAGTCGACCTTCTCCTCGGTCAGCAGCTCGCCTTCACGTTCGAGAGCAGACGTGTTGGGACCCTCCCCTCGACAGAGTGTCAACCCGAGCGAGCACAGAAACCAGGAGCGTCGCAACTCCAGCTCCAGTTTTATGAGTTATGCAAGTTCTGGGAGTTCTGGGAGCTTCAGTTCTAGAGGCAGCGACACGGGCCCGGTTGCTCCTTTGGTGCCACCCAGACCCAAGAAGGAGGAGATCCTGAACCGGTGCTCCACCATGACCCGTAAAGCAGCTGTCGAGACCAAAACCCGGCTCCAGATAAGGCCTGATTTGACCATCCACACTCGCTTGTAG
- the LOC133468985 gene encoding glucose-induced degradation protein 4 homolog, whose product MLCLRRCVEVHLLSWELGPWQTTVFRFQGDFVGWRTASAPPQRFFVDAGITPTAIDQCRCPASEAGAMPVPAGYISDSQCAALASSASLVPPPPINTRQPGVVTSLLYSGSKFRGHQKSKGNSYDVEVVLQHVTMADSYLCGYLKIKGLTEEYPTLTTFFAGEIISRKRPFLTRKWDADEDVDRKHWGKFQAFYQYAKTFNSDDFDYEDLKNSDYIFMRWKEQFLVPDHTIKDISGASFAGFYYICFQKSTATIEGYYYHRSSEWYQSLNLTHVPEHSAAIYEFR is encoded by the exons ATGCTTTGCCTTCGTCGTTGTGTCGAAGTCCACTTACTTTCCTGGGAGCTCGGTCCCTGGCAAACTACTGTATTCCGGTTTCAAGGGGATTTTGTAGGCTGGAGGACAGCTTCAGCTCCCCCCCAACGCTTCTTTGTGGACGCCGGCATCACACCGACGGCTATTGACCAGTGTCGGTGCCCAGCCAGCGAAGCGGGAGCCATGCCTGTCCCCGCTGGATACATTAGCGACTCCCAGTGCGCGGCCCTCGCATCCTCGGCCTCGCTTGTCCCTCCGCCCCCGATCAACACCCGGCAACCCGGTGTTGTCACCTCGCTGTTGTATAGCGGCTCCAAATTCAGGGGCCACCAAAAGAGCAAAGGGAATTCGTACGACGTGGAAGTTGTTTTACAG CACGTCACCATGGCGGACTCTTACCTCTGTGGTTACCTGAAAATAAAAGGACTAACGGAG GAATATCCAACTCTAACAACGTTCTTCGCTGGAGAGATTATTAGCAGAAAACGGCCATTTCTCACCCGGAAGTGGGATGCAGATGAGGATGTGGATCGTAAACATTGG GGCAAGTTCCAGGCCTTCTACCAGTATGCAAAGACGTTCAACTCGGATGATTTTGACTATGAGGATCTTAAAAATTCCGACTATATTTTCATGAGGTGGAAG GAGCAGTTTCTGGTCCCGGACCACACAATCAAAGACATCAGTGGCGCTTCCTTTGCTGGATTTTACTACATTTGCTTCCAGAAATCCACAGCAACGATCGAGGGCTACTACTACCACAGGAGTTCTGAATG GTACCAGTCTCTAAACCTCACCCACGTCCCCGAGCACAGTGCCGCCATCTATGAGTTCCGGTGA